In Nocardioides cavernae, a single genomic region encodes these proteins:
- a CDS encoding beta-ketoacyl-ACP synthase III → MATIAGGTGAPHARIMGVGAYRPTRLVPNSEVVDAIDSSDEWIQQRSGIKTRRWAGPEESVQMMSVEASRIAIERAGLDVGQIDCVVVATVSHLLQTPAVATAVAHELGTDGAAAFDISAACSGFCHGIALASDIVRAGSARHVLVVGVERLTDILDLTDRGTAFIFADGAGAAVVGPSDTPGIGPVVWGSDGEQFDLIRQREDWRDVVGTDTQPGSGVMPHLTMQGNPVFRWASFAMAKIGQQALDSAGVSLDELDVFVPHQANMRIIDAMARSMKLPASVKIARDVADQGNSSAASVPLALDRMMAEGEAKSGDTALLIAFGAGLSYAAQVVTVP, encoded by the coding sequence ATGGCGACCATCGCCGGCGGCACGGGCGCCCCCCACGCACGCATCATGGGCGTCGGGGCCTACCGCCCGACCCGCCTCGTCCCCAACTCCGAGGTCGTCGACGCCATCGACTCCAGCGACGAGTGGATCCAGCAGCGCTCCGGGATCAAGACGCGCCGCTGGGCCGGTCCCGAGGAGTCCGTGCAGATGATGTCCGTCGAGGCCTCGCGGATCGCCATCGAGCGGGCGGGGCTCGACGTCGGCCAGATCGACTGCGTGGTCGTGGCCACCGTGAGCCACCTGCTCCAGACGCCCGCCGTGGCCACGGCCGTTGCGCACGAGCTCGGCACGGACGGCGCGGCCGCCTTCGACATCTCCGCGGCCTGCTCCGGGTTCTGCCACGGCATCGCCCTGGCCTCCGACATCGTCCGCGCCGGCAGCGCCCGCCATGTCCTCGTGGTCGGGGTGGAGCGGCTCACCGACATCCTCGACCTCACCGACCGCGGCACCGCCTTCATCTTCGCCGACGGTGCCGGAGCGGCCGTCGTCGGACCCAGTGACACCCCCGGCATCGGACCGGTGGTGTGGGGCTCCGACGGCGAGCAGTTCGACCTCATCCGCCAGCGCGAGGACTGGCGCGACGTCGTCGGCACCGACACCCAGCCGGGTTCCGGCGTGATGCCGCACCTGACCATGCAGGGCAACCCGGTCTTCCGCTGGGCGTCCTTCGCGATGGCCAAGATCGGTCAGCAGGCGTTGGACAGCGCCGGGGTCTCGCTCGACGAGCTCGACGTCTTCGTGCCCCACCAGGCCAACATGCGCATCATCGACGCCATGGCGCGCTCGATGAAGCTGCCCGCCTCGGTGAAGATCGCCCGCGACGTCGCCGACCAGGGCAACTCCTCGGCCGCCTCGGTCCCGCTCGCGCTCGACCGGATGATGGCCGAGGGCGAGGCGAAGTCCGGTGACACCGCACTGCTGATCGCGTTCGGCGCCGGGCTGTCCTACGCCGCCCAGGTCGTCACCGTCCCCTGA
- a CDS encoding AMP-binding protein, with protein sequence MTVRDLPSTLASRASGVATTVRVLGRAGVIRPHGPRTLLDIGRLVVRWGTGPAGGFATLAAREPHQVGVVDELGELTWGELQRRSNSLARALAERGVREGDSVAVMCRNHRGFIDATIAIAKLGADILYLNTAFAGPQLVDVLEREAPSMVIHDEEFSGLLAGADLERRVLAWTDGDSEAPGTHDTLEHLVTAYDEGDLQPPARHARIVILTSGTTGAPKGAPRKEAGIDAAVSLLSRMPLRAGWRTHIAAPLFHTWGFAHLALAMLLGSTVVLRRTFDPVEALRTTQAERCQSMVVIPVMLQRILALDPAELEGVDLSRVEVVASSGSALPATLAQAWMDRFGDNLYNIYGSTEVAYASIATPEDLRADPTSAGKPPHGTVVKILDHDGHELPRGETGRIFVGNGLLFEGYTNGGSKEVVEGLMSSGDLGWFDEAGRLHVAGRDDDMIVSGGENVFPQEVEDCLVTHEGVGEVAAVGVVDEDYGQRLRAFVVRTGEVSEDDLREHVKANLARFKVPREIVFLDELPRNGTGKVLKRELAGWDTRDDQADDQKDGEGPA encoded by the coding sequence GTGACCGTTCGCGACCTCCCGTCCACGCTCGCGTCCCGGGCGTCGGGGGTCGCGACCACCGTCCGCGTGCTGGGTCGCGCGGGCGTGATCAGGCCCCACGGACCACGCACCCTGCTCGACATCGGCCGGCTGGTCGTGCGCTGGGGCACCGGCCCGGCGGGTGGCTTCGCCACGCTCGCTGCCCGTGAGCCGCACCAGGTGGGCGTGGTCGACGAGCTCGGCGAGCTCACCTGGGGCGAGCTGCAGCGTCGCTCGAACTCCCTCGCACGGGCGCTCGCGGAGCGCGGTGTCCGCGAGGGCGACTCGGTCGCGGTGATGTGCCGCAACCACCGTGGCTTCATCGACGCCACCATCGCGATCGCCAAGCTGGGCGCCGACATCCTCTACCTCAACACCGCCTTCGCGGGACCGCAGCTCGTCGACGTGCTCGAGCGCGAGGCGCCGAGCATGGTGATCCACGACGAGGAGTTCAGCGGGCTGCTCGCCGGCGCCGACCTCGAGCGCCGGGTGCTGGCGTGGACCGACGGCGACTCGGAGGCGCCCGGGACCCACGACACCCTCGAGCACCTGGTGACGGCGTACGACGAGGGTGACCTGCAACCGCCCGCCCGCCACGCCCGGATCGTGATCCTCACCTCGGGCACCACCGGCGCGCCCAAGGGTGCGCCGCGCAAGGAGGCCGGCATCGACGCCGCCGTGTCGCTGCTGTCGCGGATGCCACTGCGGGCGGGGTGGCGCACCCACATCGCGGCGCCGCTGTTCCACACCTGGGGCTTCGCGCACCTGGCGCTGGCGATGCTGCTCGGCTCGACCGTCGTGCTGCGACGCACCTTCGACCCGGTGGAGGCGCTGCGCACCACGCAGGCCGAGCGGTGCCAGTCGATGGTCGTGATCCCGGTGATGCTCCAGCGCATCCTGGCACTCGACCCCGCGGAGCTCGAGGGGGTCGACCTCTCCCGCGTCGAGGTGGTCGCGTCGTCGGGCTCGGCGCTGCCGGCCACCCTCGCGCAGGCGTGGATGGACCGCTTCGGCGACAACCTCTACAACATCTACGGCTCCACCGAGGTGGCCTACGCCTCGATCGCCACTCCCGAGGACCTGCGGGCCGACCCGACGTCGGCGGGCAAGCCGCCGCACGGCACCGTCGTGAAGATCCTCGACCACGACGGGCACGAGCTGCCGCGGGGCGAGACGGGCCGGATCTTCGTGGGCAACGGGCTGCTCTTCGAGGGCTACACCAACGGCGGGTCCAAGGAGGTCGTCGAGGGACTGATGTCGTCGGGGGACCTCGGCTGGTTCGACGAGGCCGGTCGCCTGCACGTCGCGGGCCGTGACGACGACATGATCGTCTCCGGCGGCGAGAACGTCTTCCCGCAGGAGGTCGAGGACTGCCTGGTCACCCACGAGGGTGTGGGGGAGGTCGCCGCCGTCGGCGTCGTCGACGAGGACTATGGTCAACGACTGCGCGCCTTCGTGGTGCGCACCGGCGAGGTGTCGGAGGACGACCTGCGCGAGCACGTGAAGGCCAACCTGGCCAGGTTCAAGGTGCCGCGCGAGATCGTGTTCCTCGACGAGCTGCCGCGCAACGGCACCGGCAAGGTGCTCAAGCGGGAGCTGGCCGGGTGGGACACCAGGGACGACCAGGCAGACGACCAGAAGGACGGCGAGGGACCAGCGTGA
- a CDS encoding acyltransferase domain-containing protein, translating into MLVIVAPGQGAQTPGFLTPWLEDPTFAARFDWLATVAGIDLAHYGTQADADTIRDTKIAQPLLVATGLIAALDLFPHPADAFARIGAVAGHSVGELTAAAGARVITAEQAMVLVRERGNAMADAAATTATGMTAVLGGDRDEVLAVIERHGLTAANDNGPGQVVAAGTTEQLAAFAEDPPAKARLMPLSVAGAFHTVHMAPAVDRLASLARSVSTHDPRTPVISNRDGQVVHDGRDVLRRMVGQISNPVRWDLCLETMSDLGVTGILEMPPAGTLTGIAKRALKGVETFALKTPDQLDDAREFCDKHGEASMIETTPTWRMVVSPAKGTFHISPEAAQLHLLAPGAIIGAVASLRDRTDITALHGGSVVEWLVEDGDLVSPGQPLLRLHPEATL; encoded by the coding sequence GTGCTCGTCATTGTCGCTCCTGGTCAAGGGGCCCAGACCCCCGGTTTCCTCACGCCCTGGCTGGAGGACCCGACCTTCGCTGCGCGGTTCGACTGGCTGGCCACCGTGGCCGGCATCGACCTCGCCCACTACGGCACCCAGGCAGACGCCGACACGATCCGCGACACCAAGATCGCCCAGCCGCTGCTGGTCGCGACCGGGCTGATCGCGGCGCTCGACCTCTTCCCGCACCCCGCCGACGCGTTCGCACGCATCGGCGCGGTCGCCGGCCACAGCGTGGGCGAGCTCACCGCCGCGGCGGGCGCCCGGGTGATCACCGCCGAGCAGGCGATGGTGCTGGTGCGCGAGCGCGGCAACGCGATGGCCGACGCGGCCGCCACCACCGCCACCGGGATGACCGCCGTCCTCGGCGGCGACCGCGACGAGGTCCTCGCGGTCATCGAGCGCCACGGCCTCACCGCCGCCAACGACAACGGCCCCGGCCAGGTCGTCGCAGCCGGTACGACGGAGCAGCTCGCGGCCTTCGCCGAGGACCCGCCCGCCAAGGCCCGTCTGATGCCGCTCAGCGTCGCCGGCGCATTCCACACCGTCCACATGGCACCGGCGGTCGACCGCCTCGCCTCGCTGGCCCGGTCGGTCTCCACCCACGACCCGCGCACCCCGGTGATCTCCAACCGCGACGGCCAGGTCGTCCACGACGGCCGCGACGTGCTGCGCCGCATGGTCGGGCAGATCTCCAACCCGGTCCGCTGGGACCTCTGCCTCGAGACCATGAGCGACCTCGGCGTCACCGGCATCCTGGAGATGCCGCCCGCCGGCACGCTCACCGGCATCGCGAAGCGCGCCCTGAAGGGCGTCGAGACCTTTGCGCTCAAGACACCCGACCAGCTCGACGACGCCCGCGAGTTCTGCGACAAGCACGGCGAGGCGTCGATGATCGAGACCACGCCGACGTGGCGGATGGTCGTCTCGCCCGCGAAGGGCACGTTCCACATCTCCCCCGAGGCAGCCCAGCTCCACCTGCTCGCGCCCGGCGCCATCATCGGAGCCGTCGCCAGCCTGCGCGACCGCACCGACATCACCGCGCTGCACGGTGGCTCCGTGGTCGAGTGGCTGGTCGAGGACGGCGACCTCGTCTCGCCCGGACAGCCCCTCCTGCGCCTCCACCCCGAGGCCACCCTCTGA
- a CDS encoding DUF3052 domain-containing protein, with protein sequence MTGTGDRLGLKPGMVVQELGWDNDTDDELRVAVEDCIDADMVDGDYGNVVDAVLLWWRADDGDLVDGLVDALTDLVGGGSIWLLTPKVGRPGTVDASDVTEAAPIAGLSQTTTAAVSKDWQATRLVAPKTPA encoded by the coding sequence GTGACAGGAACGGGGGACCGCCTCGGGCTCAAGCCCGGCATGGTCGTCCAGGAACTCGGCTGGGACAACGACACCGATGACGAGCTGCGCGTCGCGGTCGAGGACTGCATCGACGCCGACATGGTCGACGGCGACTACGGCAACGTGGTCGACGCGGTCCTGCTCTGGTGGCGCGCCGACGACGGTGACCTCGTCGACGGCCTCGTCGACGCCCTGACCGACCTCGTCGGCGGCGGATCGATCTGGCTCCTCACCCCCAAGGTCGGCCGACCCGGCACGGTCGACGCGTCCGACGTCACCGAGGCGGCGCCGATCGCGGGCCTCTCGCAGACCACGACGGCGGCGGTCAGCAAGGACTGGCAGGCCACCCGGCTGGTCGCGCCGAAGACCCCCGCGTGA
- a CDS encoding acyl carrier protein — protein sequence MASTEEIRADLAEIVNEVAGVDADDVQLDKSFVDDLDVDSLSMVEVVVAAEEKFGVTIPDDEVKNLKTVGDAVAYIERAQG from the coding sequence ATGGCCAGCACCGAAGAAATCCGCGCCGACCTCGCCGAGATCGTCAACGAGGTGGCCGGCGTCGACGCCGACGACGTCCAGCTGGACAAGTCCTTCGTGGACGACCTCGACGTCGACTCGCTCTCCATGGTCGAGGTCGTCGTGGCCGCCGAGGAGAAGTTCGGCGTGACCATCCCCGACGACGAGGTCAAGAACCTCAAGACCGTGGGCGACGCCGTCGCCTACATCGAGCGCGCCCAGGGCTGA
- a CDS encoding peroxiredoxin translates to MTGNGLCIGDEAPDFTLRDQFGQDVRLSDFRGRKAVALMFFPFAFTGVCTGELSGVRDRLDEFLTFDTEVLAVSCDSVYALRTFAEAEGLNFPLLSDWWPHGAVSRAYEVFDEIKGAPRRSSYVIDREGRLRWSVHNANPDGRDLDEHLHELHAALETHLV, encoded by the coding sequence GTGACGGGCAACGGACTGTGCATCGGCGACGAGGCACCGGACTTCACGCTCCGTGACCAGTTCGGCCAGGACGTCCGGCTCAGCGACTTCCGGGGCCGCAAGGCGGTCGCGCTGATGTTCTTCCCGTTCGCGTTCACCGGCGTGTGCACCGGCGAGCTGTCGGGGGTGCGCGACCGGCTCGACGAGTTCCTCACCTTCGACACCGAGGTGCTGGCCGTGTCGTGCGACTCGGTCTACGCCCTTCGGACCTTCGCCGAGGCCGAGGGGCTGAACTTCCCGCTGCTCTCGGACTGGTGGCCCCACGGCGCCGTGTCGCGGGCCTACGAGGTGTTCGACGAGATCAAGGGCGCGCCGCGCCGGTCGTCGTACGTCATCGACCGTGAAGGCCGCCTGCGGTGGTCGGTGCACAACGCGAACCCCGACGGCCGCGACCTCGACGAGCACCTCCACGAGCTCCACGCGGCGCTCGAGACGCACCTCGTGTGA
- a CDS encoding PucR family transcriptional regulator, with protein MTPSRRRAAEALRNSTGALSTAATGRMSTDLPWFDDLSAEDRSWVGLIVQAGIRGFVDWYDHEVEASAHDPLDVVVFGAAPRELTGVISLQQTVELVRLSIRVVETTIDTLLDPEDAREVHDAVLLYAREVAFATAAVYARAAESRGAWDARLEALVVDAVVRAEADESVLSRASALGWGAHGDVAVVLGATPPHRAELDVFESVRRSARAGGMDALCATQGDRLVVVLGGVTDPLPAATRLLDHFGDGPVVVGPVTADLAHANASARAALSAHRAASGWPDAPRPVASRDLLPERALAGDGHARRHLVDEVYLPLVAARGTLLETLSAWFEHGSSIEATARALFVHPNTVRYRLRQISDTTGWSPTRPREAFALQLALILGRQSGRTEL; from the coding sequence GTGACCCCGTCCCGTCGCCGCGCAGCCGAGGCCCTGCGCAACTCCACGGGCGCACTGAGCACCGCCGCCACGGGCCGGATGTCGACGGACCTGCCGTGGTTCGACGACCTGAGCGCCGAGGACCGCTCGTGGGTCGGCCTGATCGTGCAGGCCGGCATCCGCGGGTTCGTCGACTGGTACGACCACGAGGTCGAGGCGTCGGCCCACGACCCGCTCGACGTCGTCGTGTTCGGCGCCGCGCCGCGCGAGCTGACCGGCGTCATCTCGCTGCAGCAGACCGTCGAGCTGGTGCGGCTGAGCATCCGGGTCGTCGAGACGACGATCGACACGCTCCTCGACCCCGAGGACGCCCGCGAGGTGCACGACGCGGTGCTGCTCTACGCGCGCGAGGTGGCGTTCGCCACCGCCGCCGTCTACGCCCGCGCTGCCGAGTCCCGCGGCGCGTGGGACGCCCGGCTCGAGGCGCTGGTCGTCGACGCGGTCGTCCGCGCCGAGGCCGACGAGAGCGTGCTGTCGCGCGCGAGCGCGCTGGGCTGGGGGGCGCACGGCGACGTGGCCGTGGTGCTGGGCGCCACGCCTCCGCACCGGGCCGAGCTCGACGTCTTCGAGTCCGTACGCCGCTCGGCGCGCGCCGGCGGGATGGACGCGCTGTGCGCCACGCAGGGCGACCGGCTGGTGGTCGTGCTGGGCGGCGTCACCGACCCGCTCCCCGCCGCGACCCGGCTGCTGGACCACTTCGGTGACGGGCCCGTCGTGGTCGGACCGGTGACCGCTGACCTGGCCCACGCCAACGCGTCCGCCCGCGCCGCCCTCTCGGCCCACCGGGCCGCCAGCGGCTGGCCCGACGCCCCGCGCCCGGTCGCCAGCCGCGACCTGCTGCCCGAGCGGGCCCTCGCCGGCGACGGCCACGCGCGGCGCCACCTCGTCGACGAGGTCTACCTCCCGCTGGTGGCCGCTCGCGGCACCCTGCTGGAGACGCTGTCGGCGTGGTTCGAGCACGGCTCGTCGATCGAGGCGACGGCTCGCGCGCTCTTCGTGCACCCCAACACGGTGCGCTACCGGCTGCGCCAGATCTCCGACACCACGGGGTGGTCACCGACCCGACCGCGCGAAGCGTTCGCCCTCCAGCTGGCGCTGATCCTAGGGCGTCAGTCGGGTCGAACGGAATTGTAG
- a CDS encoding alpha/beta fold hydrolase, translating into MTRRSSPQVEHVTVHGHRRAYVRAGSGPVVLLLHGLGCDHTTWGPVIDSLSRTHTVIAPDLLGHGSSDKPRADYSVGGYANGMRDLLTVLGIDTATVVGHSFGGGVAMQFAYQYPERTERLVLVGSGGLGPEVNPAIRAITTPGFHQVMGLLAAPGLRHAATTTMRILARSGISQLRDLGEVAAIYDSFKDPRARAAIRHVVRAVVDWKGQIVTMADRAYLTEAMPMCVIWGADDHVIPVGHASNASALAPTARVEIIPNAGHFPHRDHPERFAKIVRDFIRATEPSRYDRDRWRDLLDEGAPVRPAGARAGDGPVDPRGDVRHATPA; encoded by the coding sequence GTGACCCGTCGCAGCAGCCCGCAGGTCGAGCACGTGACCGTGCACGGTCACCGACGCGCCTACGTCCGCGCCGGATCGGGGCCCGTCGTCCTCCTGCTCCACGGCCTCGGCTGCGACCACACGACCTGGGGACCCGTCATCGACTCGCTCTCCCGGACGCACACCGTCATCGCGCCCGACCTGCTCGGGCACGGGTCGTCCGACAAGCCGCGCGCCGACTACAGCGTGGGCGGCTACGCCAACGGCATGCGGGACCTGCTGACCGTGCTGGGCATCGACACCGCGACGGTCGTCGGGCACAGCTTCGGCGGGGGAGTGGCGATGCAGTTCGCCTACCAGTACCCCGAGCGCACCGAGCGGCTCGTCCTCGTGGGCTCCGGCGGCCTGGGGCCCGAGGTCAACCCCGCGATCCGCGCGATCACCACGCCGGGCTTCCACCAGGTGATGGGCCTGCTGGCGGCGCCGGGGCTGCGCCACGCGGCCACGACGACGATGCGGATCCTCGCCCGGAGCGGGATCAGCCAGCTGCGCGACCTCGGCGAGGTCGCCGCCATCTACGACTCCTTCAAGGACCCCCGTGCCCGCGCCGCGATCCGCCACGTGGTCCGCGCCGTCGTGGACTGGAAGGGCCAGATCGTGACGATGGCCGACCGGGCCTACCTCACCGAGGCCATGCCGATGTGCGTGATCTGGGGCGCCGACGACCACGTGATCCCGGTCGGCCACGCGAGCAACGCCAGCGCCCTCGCGCCGACCGCGCGCGTCGAGATCATCCCCAACGCCGGTCACTTCCCGCACCGTGACCACCCCGAGCGCTTCGCGAAGATCGTGCGCGACTTCATCCGCGCGACCGAGCCCAGCCGCTACGACCGTGACCGCTGGCGCGACCTCCTCGACGAGGGGGCGCCGGTCCGCCCGGCCGGGGCGCGCGCCGGCGACGGCCCGGTCGACCCGCGGGGCGACGTACGACACGCAACACCCGCCTGA
- the aceE gene encoding pyruvate dehydrogenase (acetyl-transferring), homodimeric type gives MASVIHEGLPTQLPDIDPDETQEWLASFDAMLDDRGRDRARYLMLRLLERAREKQVGVPALRSTDYLNTIPPEREPWFPGDEEVERRIRAFIRWNAAVMVSSANRKGLEVGGHIATYQSSASLYEVGFNHFFRGKDHEGGGDQIYIQGHGSPGVYARAFLEGRLSEEQLYRFRQEVQHGKGAGLPSYPHPRLMPDFWEFPTVSMGLTAIGSIYQARFNRYLDNRGIKDTKQQRVWAFMGDGEMAEPESLGAIRVAAREELDNLTWVINCNLQQLDGPVTGNGKIIQELEANFRGAGWNVIKVVWGREWDALLARDVDGVLVNRMNSTPDGAFQTYSTEDGAYVREHFFGGDPRLRKMVEHMSDTQIEKLPRGGHDYRKVFAAFDAASKHTGQPTVILAHTIKGWTIDALEGKNATHQMKKLTLPDLKKFRDRLYLPISDRDLEESYEKTGGAPFFHPGADAPEIEYMLERRQALGGSIPRRVNRAAALKLPGDELYAELKQGSGKNKFATTMAVVRLLRDWMKDPEIGDRLVPIAPDEYRTFGMDSMFPSAKVYNPGGQQYESVDRKMLLSYKESAQGQMLHEGISEAGAMASATAAGSAYSTHGEHMIPFYIFYSMFGFQRTGDSIWAMADQLARGFLIGATAGRTTLTGEGLQHADGHSPLLAATNPAIVHYDPAFSYEISHIMQNGLERMYGTGGPDGTGEDVIYYLTVYNEPVSMPAEPSDVDVDGILRGIHKVATAEGEGPRVQLMASGVGFPWAEEAARLLADDWGVQADLWSVTSWNELARDGAAAEQWNLLNPGEDRRTAYVSDKLAGAQGPVVAVSDYMRAVPLQIARWVPADYRVLGADGFGFADTRPAARRFFHIDAVSVVVQALQALADAGDFPVEKVVEAAQRYKIDDPTATKDIKQEGGDA, from the coding sequence ATCGCGTCGGTGATCCACGAGGGTCTTCCCACGCAGCTGCCCGACATCGACCCGGACGAGACGCAGGAGTGGCTCGCGTCGTTCGACGCGATGCTCGACGACCGCGGCCGCGACCGCGCCCGCTACCTGATGCTGCGCCTCCTCGAGCGCGCGCGCGAGAAGCAGGTCGGCGTCCCGGCCCTGCGCTCGACCGACTACCTCAACACGATCCCGCCGGAGCGCGAGCCGTGGTTCCCGGGTGACGAGGAGGTCGAGCGCCGCATCCGTGCGTTCATCCGCTGGAACGCCGCGGTCATGGTCTCGTCGGCCAACCGCAAGGGCCTCGAGGTCGGCGGCCACATCGCCACCTACCAGTCCTCGGCGAGCCTCTACGAGGTCGGCTTCAACCACTTCTTCCGCGGCAAGGACCACGAGGGCGGTGGCGACCAGATCTACATCCAGGGCCACGGCTCGCCGGGTGTCTATGCCCGCGCGTTCCTCGAGGGTCGCCTCAGCGAGGAGCAGCTCTACCGCTTCCGCCAGGAGGTCCAGCACGGCAAGGGCGCCGGCCTGCCGTCGTACCCCCACCCGCGCCTGATGCCCGACTTCTGGGAGTTCCCGACCGTGTCGATGGGCCTGACGGCCATCGGCTCGATCTACCAGGCCCGCTTCAACCGCTACCTGGACAACCGCGGCATCAAGGACACCAAGCAGCAGCGGGTGTGGGCCTTCATGGGCGACGGCGAGATGGCCGAGCCCGAGTCGCTGGGCGCGATCCGCGTCGCGGCGCGCGAGGAGCTCGACAACCTCACCTGGGTCATCAACTGCAACCTGCAGCAGCTCGACGGTCCGGTCACCGGCAACGGCAAGATCATCCAGGAGCTCGAGGCCAACTTCCGCGGTGCCGGCTGGAACGTCATCAAGGTCGTCTGGGGCCGCGAGTGGGACGCCCTGCTGGCGCGCGACGTCGACGGCGTCCTGGTCAACCGGATGAACTCCACGCCCGACGGCGCGTTCCAGACCTACTCGACCGAGGACGGCGCCTACGTCCGCGAGCACTTCTTCGGCGGCGACCCGCGCCTGCGCAAGATGGTCGAGCACATGTCCGACACGCAGATCGAGAAGCTCCCCCGCGGCGGTCACGACTACCGCAAGGTCTTCGCCGCGTTCGACGCCGCGTCCAAGCACACCGGTCAGCCGACGGTGATCCTGGCCCACACCATCAAGGGCTGGACGATCGACGCCCTCGAGGGCAAGAACGCCACCCACCAGATGAAGAAGCTGACCCTCCCGGACCTCAAGAAGTTCCGCGACCGGCTCTACCTGCCGATCAGCGATCGCGACCTCGAGGAGTCCTACGAGAAGACCGGCGGCGCGCCGTTCTTCCACCCGGGTGCCGACGCCCCGGAGATCGAGTACATGCTCGAGCGGCGCCAGGCCCTCGGCGGCTCGATCCCCCGCCGCGTCAACCGCGCCGCCGCCCTCAAGCTGCCCGGCGACGAGCTCTACGCCGAGCTCAAGCAGGGATCTGGCAAGAACAAGTTCGCCACCACGATGGCCGTCGTCCGGCTGCTGCGCGACTGGATGAAGGACCCGGAGATCGGTGACCGCCTGGTCCCGATCGCCCCCGACGAGTACCGCACGTTCGGCATGGACTCGATGTTCCCGAGCGCCAAGGTCTACAACCCGGGCGGCCAGCAGTACGAGTCGGTCGACCGCAAGATGCTGCTGTCCTACAAGGAGTCCGCGCAGGGCCAGATGCTCCACGAGGGCATCTCCGAGGCGGGCGCGATGGCGTCGGCCACGGCCGCCGGGTCGGCGTACTCCACGCACGGCGAGCACATGATCCCGTTCTACATCTTCTACTCGATGTTCGGCTTCCAGCGCACGGGCGACTCCATCTGGGCGATGGCCGACCAGCTGGCCCGTGGCTTCCTCATCGGCGCCACGGCCGGTCGCACGACGCTGACGGGCGAGGGCCTCCAGCACGCCGACGGGCACTCGCCGCTGCTGGCCGCGACCAACCCGGCGATCGTCCACTACGACCCGGCGTTCTCCTACGAGATCAGCCACATCATGCAGAACGGCCTCGAGCGGATGTACGGCACCGGCGGGCCTGACGGCACCGGTGAGGACGTCATCTACTACCTCACCGTCTACAACGAGCCGGTCTCCATGCCGGCCGAGCCCTCCGACGTCGACGTCGACGGCATCCTGCGGGGCATCCACAAGGTCGCCACCGCCGAGGGCGAGGGCCCGCGGGTCCAGCTGATGGCGTCCGGCGTGGGCTTCCCGTGGGCCGAGGAGGCCGCCCGCCTGCTCGCCGACGACTGGGGCGTCCAGGCCGACCTGTGGTCGGTCACCTCGTGGAACGAGCTCGCCCGCGACGGCGCCGCCGCCGAGCAGTGGAACCTGCTCAACCCGGGCGAGGACCGTCGCACGGCCTACGTCAGCGACAAGCTCGCCGGCGCCCAGGGGCCGGTCGTCGCCGTGTCCGACTACATGCGCGCCGTCCCGCTGCAGATCGCCCGCTGGGTCCCGGCCGACTACCGCGTGCTCGGTGCCGACGGGTTCGGCTTCGCCGACACCCGCCCGGCCGCCCGCCGGTTCTTCCACATCGACGCGGTCAGCGTCGTCGTGCAGGCCCTCCAGGCCCTGGCCGACGCCGGTGACTTCCCGGTGGAGAAGGTCGTCGAGGCCGCGCAGCGCTACAAGATCGACGACCCCACTGCGACCAAGGACATCAAGCAGGAGGGCGGCGACGCCTGA